Below is a window of Acanthochromis polyacanthus isolate Apoly-LR-REF ecotype Palm Island chromosome 18, KAUST_Apoly_ChrSc, whole genome shotgun sequence DNA.
ttctgtgttgttgtaaaatgaaaaacgtgaaaataaaaagtaaaaaaaaatcaaaccatCATGTTTTACAGTGAGACACgcttctgatttttacactgtttcaaaatTAAGGAACATGACtaatagacacttggttagttcgaacacattcattaggttatggcataattttatcctaaatcacaggttagaatatcacaatgttcccttattcagctgttgttctgtcagagtctcccccttgtggctgattctgggatctcatatctccatgcttcacaacaccagaaatgtagacatttttgcaaatttattaaaaaaaaactgaaatatcacatggtcataagtattcagaccctttgcagtgacattcatatttaactcacatgctgtccatttcttctgatcctcctcgagatggttctgcttctttattggagtccagttgtgtttaattaaactgattggacttgattaggaaaggcacacacctgtctatgtaagaccttacagctcacagtgcatgtcagagcaaatgagaatcatgaggtggaaggaactgcccaaggagctcagagacagaattgtggcaaggcacagatctggccaaggttacaaaagaatttctgcaggaCTCAAGGTTCCAAaaagcacagtggcctccataatcctcaaatggaagaagtttgggacaaccacaactcttcctcGACCTGGccatccagccaaactgagcaatggtgggagaagagtcttggtgagagaggtaaagaagaacccaaagatcactgtggctgagctccagagatgcagtcgggagataggagaaagttccacaaagtcaactatcactgcagccctccaccagtcggggctttatggcagagtggcccgacagaagcctctcctcagtgcaaatcaaatcaaatcaaacttgatttataaagcacttttcatacaataaaaagcagctcaaagtgctgtacaacatttttttttgatcaatgtctttttatttttatttttcaacaattaaaggaacaaataaacaaacatacaaacaaaaccCCACCCCACTATACCGGATCTAGAGAAAAACTACAcaattgaaaatatatttaaaaaataaataaaatagaatacacattagggctgcagctaacgatcATGTTGGTAATTGATCAATCTATTGAATACTAGTTTATCAATCGAGTAATCGGTCAATTACATAGAGTGTGTAAATATGACACCTCTGACAAAATTTGAACTGTACGAAGCCCCAGACATGCCATTACAGACCCCGTGGATGGGGCAAATTTACAAATAAACACCCCTCCCTTGGGACACTCACTTCGTGCATGGCTCCCAAAccgctttttcttttttctgatcGCCACTCATATAAAACCCCCTAGAACTGCAAACTTGCCCCAGAGTGGGTGCCCCCACCAACAACTTATCACCGACCATCGAATTAGCTGACGGTCATTtcaacaatcaatcaatctcgAATGATTGACTAATTGTTTCAGCCCCAATATGTATTACACATATGAAATCACGTCAGCCTGTCAGCAGACTCATTTTCAAAGTAGGACAGAAATGGCAGCCACTGATCATAAAATTTTCCAATTGAACCCTTTGTTGTGTATCTAATCTTTTCTAAATGTAAATGGCTCATCACCTCCTTCATCCAATGACCATAAGTTGGTAGACATGaatttttccatttaaacaAAATGAGTCTTCGTGCTAACAATGAGCAAAAAGCAATCATATCTCTTTGATGCCTGTCTAAGGGGGTATTTACAGGAACCACCCCAAACAAGGCAATCAGAGGGGAAGAGTCCACCAACGTTCCACAAATGTCAGAGAAGGTGTCAAAAATTGCTTGCCAGTATTCACACAGTTTTGGACATGTCCAGAATGTATGTAGAAGGGTGGCAGGTGTCCGTTTACAGCGGTCACATGAAGGATCCAGGTCCGACTTGATCCTGAACAGCTTGTCTTTGGACCAGTGCAAACGATGGACCACTTTAAACTGAACCACAGTATGTCTGACTGAAATCGAAGAAGAGTGAATATTCTTGATTATCTTTTGCCAGTCTGTATCTGATATCGGCTCCTCCAGGTCGGTTTCCCACTTCCCCTTAAGCTCATCTAGGTTGGTttcatgacatgaagcaaacAGAGAATAGATCTTGCTTAAAACCGTCATCATGTCATTTCGATAGTCCAGAAGATCATCCATCAATGAGCGGGGGGACGCAGAGGAAAACAATCAGAGTTTGACCTAACAAAACTTCTCACTtgcaaaaatctgaagaaatgtGATTTGGGAATCTTGAATTTGTCCACTAGCTGTTCAAAGGAACCAAAAGTATCATTTATATAAAGATCATATAAGGAATGTATTCCATTCTGATCCCAGATGTTAAAGACCTCATCTATCATTGAGGGAATAAACATATGATTGTAGGAAACAGGTGCCATGAATGATAATTTGTTAAGTTTAAAAGACCGTCTACACTGATTCCAGATTCCAGGGTTAGAAGAATATGAAGAAATGGGCTGTTTAAAAGGCAATTCGGAGCAGAGCAGCGCAGCAGGAGAGCTTGAGTTTATTGAGGCTTTCTCTAAAGATACCCAACTTGGTACAGCATTATCTCTTCTTAACCAATACAGCGCTGCTCTGCTGTTTATCGCCCAATAGTAATACATGAAGTTGGGAAGCGACATACCACCCAACCCACGGGGCAACTGCAATATCTTCCTGCCTATTCTTGGATGCTTTTTATTCCATATGAAAGAAGATATCTGGCTACCTAGTTTAGAAAAGAAGGATTTTGAGAGAAAAATAGGTAAACATTGGAACAGATAGAGAAATTTGggtaaaataatcattttgacGGAATTAATTCTCCCTCCCAGGGAATGGGGCAGTAATTCCCAACGAGCTATATCCTTTCTAAGATTTGATAGTAAGGGTGAATAGTTTGCTTGGTACAGATCTTTATAGCTGCGTGTCACCCAGATGCCtagatatttaaattttttagaaTTGAGCTTAAAGGGAATTGAAACAGAAGAATTTGATTCCAGAGACGTCAATGGCATCATCTCACTTTTCTGAAGGTTGATTTTATACCCCGATATCCTTCCAAACTTGCCAAGCAACTCCAACAATGCAGGAATACTAGCTGAAGGATTCGAAAGAAACAAAAGTGCATCATCAGCATAAAGAGAGATTTTATGCTCCGAGCCCGCACGTTTTATTCCCTGTATATTCTGTTTTTGCCGTATGGCTATAGCCAAAGGTTCGATTGCAACCACGAACAAAAGCGGCGAGAGGGGGCATCCCTGCCTTGTACCTCGTTGTAGCTGAAAGAAAGATGAGATACTATTGTTGGTACGGATGGCTGCCAATGGGGAGGAATAAAGCAGTTTTATCCATGATAGGAACTTCAGTCCAAATTGAAATGTTTCTAAGACTTTGAAAAGAAATTTCCACTCCACCCGGTCAAAAGCTTTTTCAGCATCTAAAGATATTATAATTTCCTCATCTTGTTGACCGGGTGGAGTGGAAgtgtataaaatattaaataatcgCCGGATATTAAAAAAAGGATTGTCAATTTTTTACAAATCCGGTTTGATCGGATGAAACTACAGTGGGAATCACCCCCTCCAGGCGCCCTGCTAAAACTTTTGCCAATATTTTAACATCTGTGTTTAGGAGTGACACTGGTCGATAGGAGCTGCATTCCAGGGGGGCTCTATCTTTTTTAAGTAATAAGGTAATAATAGCCTGACGCATGGAGAGTGGAAGCGTTGATGCGTTCAAAGATTCTGTAAAGACTGTCAACAATGTTGGTGCAAGAATATCTgagaattttttaaagaagtcAGTCGTAAAGCCATCTGGCCCTGGAGACTTGCCGTTTTGCATATCCTTAATTGCCAAGCTTATCTCAGCTGCCGAGATATCCCTCTCCAAGTCAGTAATCTGATTCGGGTTTACTACAGGGAGATTGAGATCTTTAAGGAAGCCTTCAAAATCTGATGCCTCTGCGGTCGAATCAGATGAGTACAATGCCTGGTAAAACTTTGTAAAACATGAGTTGATTTCCTCATTGTCTGTGCATACAATGCCTTGATCGTTGTTAACTGCTGAGATGGTTTGATAGGCTGACCTCTGACGTAATTGGTGTGCAAGAAGATGCCCTGCTTTCTCCCCATGCTCGTAATATCCACATTTTGACTTGGAGATTAAATATTCGGCCTGCCGAGTACATGAAGTATTATATTCAGTTTGTAATAAGACACGTTTTTTAGCAAGTTCTGCAGAAGCAGTGTGGCAAAATTCTCTATCTAATAACAAAATTGCTTCGTTCAGTTGTTTCAGTTGTTTAGAATTTTCCCTCTTTTTATGAGCACTGTATGAAATTATTTGACCCCTTAAGTAAGCTTTTAGAGCTTCCCAAATACTACAAAATGACATACCTGGAGTTTGATTAACTTCTAAGAAATGTTTGATTTCTGCATTGATAAATCTAACAAAGTTTTCATCTGAAAGAAGCAAATTGTTAAAACGCCATGGACGAAAACCAAAGTGTGTGTCAGGAATAAACATTTTCATACAGAGAGGGGCGTGATCGGAGACAACAATGGCTCCATAGTCACACTCCTTCACCAAGTGtataatgtttttgtccatgaaaaaataatcaatgcGAGAATATGTCATATGTACAGGGGAATAGAACGAATATGCCCTTGTAGAGGGGTTACGGGCGCGCCAAACATCAACCACTCCATAAGTCTCCAAAAAAGACTTAATTGAATGAGCGGATTTGGTGAGGGTCACTTTACTAGTTACACTGCGATCCATAAATGAAAGCACACAGTTGACATCTCCGCCCAGTATAATACTATGCGTTGACATGTTTGATATCATTGAGAAAAGTGTACTAAAGAAATCAGAATCGTCCCAATTGGGTGCATAAACCGAGGCTAAAATGACAGGAAGTGTACATAGTTTACCTACTACTATTACAAAGCGCCCAGCAGTGTCTGCCTTCACGTTAGATGCAGTGAACTGTACATGTCTGCCAACCATAATGGCTACTCCCCTAGATTTGCTTTGGAAATTTGATTGAAATATTTGACCAGACCACTTCTTACTCAGACTTGCACTATCTGCTGTGCACACATGTGTCTCCTGTAGAAAGGCTATGTCAGTATTAAGctgttttaaatgcaacatAATTTTCTTATATTTCAAAGTATGGTTTAGTGATTTCACATTCCAACTTACACAGTTAACTGGCCACCCATGAGGGTGCTTAAGCACTCTAGTACTAGCCATTACCATTTTAAAGCATCTTGGATATTACAGCACAGCACAGACCAACATAGCTGTACCCATGTAAACATTATAAAAGTTATACAGCAGTAAAGATCCGGTATAGCTAACCCTTTCTCCTATTTGAACCAGGAGatatacaacaaaacaaaacccttCTAACCAAAAAATCCACACATTACTGTGCTTATAGAGAGAAATACTGCTTTGACTACTTGGGCTCCCGATCACGCCCCACACGTAGATTAACATTACACCAAGATAACTGACATGAGCATATTAAGCTGGTACAACCAAAAGGAAATAGTTATATAATGGACACACCTTTTGTGCTGCGGTCCAATAGAAGGAAGCCTGGATGACAacactgtattattattatccaaTTTAGTCCCTGCTCACGGTTCGTCCCCAGGTCTTGGAAGGATTTTATCTTTCACGTATGCCATGGCAATATCAGGATCGACAAACATCATGTCTTCCTCTCCATGTGTGATACGGAGCCTTGCCGGATAAAGTAATCCGTAGCGTACGCCTGGTCGGTCTCGAAGTAGCCTCCTGACACCCGTGAATTCAGCTCGAGCTTTGGCCACAGATGTAGTGAAGTCGGGGGCAATTGTGATCGGTGTATTCTTGAAGTGCAGAGGGCCACGAGTACGCGCGCGACGTAGTACCTCCACACAGTCTTGGTAATAATGTAACTTAGCCACAATCACTCGTGGTCGTCCTCCCGGTTTCTTTTGGCCAGGTGAGCGATGTGAGCGATCCACAAGCGGCTCCTTCTCCAGCTCTAACACATCTTTTAACATGTTAGCCACTGCTAGTGATGAACTGGATTCGGTCTCGGGCACTCTCAGTATGCGCAGATTACATCTCCTCATTCGGCCCTCCATGTCTTCATTTTTCTCCTTCAGCGACTTTACCTCAGTTTTCAGCTCGGCCACTGTGTCCCGTAAAGCGACGATCTCGTCAGACCAAGTGGAGAGGCCATTTTCCATATCGACAACTTTGACTCGTATTTGGTCCATGTCTGCACGAAGCGCGGTGGTGTTATTGAATAATGCCGTCTTCACAGACTGTATCTCCAGCTTAAGAGTACCAAAATCTTCCGCAAGGGCCTCTTTAATCTCCTTCTTTATCACCGACGAAATGTCAGCTTTTAGCTCCCGAAGAACCTCTGCCTTCAGGTCCACCATTGTGTCAGGTTTGCTATGCTTTGGCGAAGGGGGGGCCGACTCATCCGTCTGGGTCTTGGAGGAACTCTGGTCCGAGGCTGAGTTGGGCCTACTTCCGTGTGGTCCGCTGTACTTATATTTCCGAAGATTTGCAGCCATTACAATATTATTGGGACGTTAAAATGTTTCGTGTTCTTAACAGAGCCAAATACGCTGAAAGTTCAACGACATACGTTAAGAAAAAAGCTCAAATTGGGAGGCTTGTCGGGAGCCCTCGTTACACACGTCTTACTCTGTCGCCGCCATTTTCTctcccaaagtgctgtacaacatttaaaaacatttaaaataagaatACCCATCCCGCCCTCCCTCCTtatgcaagacacatgaaagcccgcatagagtttgccaaaaaacacatgaaggactcccagactataagaaataagattctctggtctgatgaaaccaagattgaactttttggtgttaattctaagcggtataagtggagaaaaccaggcactgcccaatacaatcccaacagtgaaacatggtggtgggagcatcatgttgtgggggtgtttttcagctgcagggacaggacgactggttgcaattgaaggaaggagatatcaagtacagagatatcctggaggaaaacctct
It encodes the following:
- the slc25a25b gene encoding calcium-binding mitochondrial carrier protein SCaMC-2-B isoform X1, whose product is MVMASTRVLKHPHGWPVNCVSWNVKSLNHTLKYKKIMLHLKQLNTDIAFLQETHVCTADSASLSKKWSGQIFQSNFQSKSRGVAIMVGRHVQFTASNVKADTAGRFVIVVGKLCTLPVILASVYAPNWDDSDFFSTLFSMISNMSTHSIILGGDVNCVLSFMDRSVTSKVTLTKSAHSIKSFLETYGVVDVWRARNPSTRAYSFYSPVHMTYSRIDYFFMDKNIIHLVKECDYGAIVVSDHAPLCMKMFIPDTHFGFRPWRFNNLLLSDENFVRFINAEIKHFLEVNQTPGMSFCSIWEALKAYLRGQIISYSAHKKRENSKQLKQLNEAILLLDREFCHTASAELAKKRVLLQTEYNTSCTRQAEYLISKSKCGYYEHGEKAGHLLAHQLRQRSAYQTISAVNNDQGIVCTDNEEINSCFTKFYQALYSSDSTAEASDFEGFLKDLNLPVVNPNQITDLERDISAAEISLAIKDMQNGKSPGPDGFTTDFFKKFSDILAPTLLTVFTESLNASTLPLSMRQAIITLLLKKDRAPLECSSYRPVSLLNTDVKILAKVLAGRLEGVIPTVVSSDQTGFVKN